A window from Sinanaerobacter sp. ZZT-01 encodes these proteins:
- a CDS encoding spore germination protein, with amino-acid sequence MNFLFKKNYNTKEKSRTAAAGQSSAAFDENVSLSLDDNITKFHKIFGEDTTIKFRKFQNQKNPKIRCCILFVDGMIDNILINEHIIEPIMLNQHLHDKDNLLKTFEEKVLFSNEVIKSNQMTKLISELLSGNTILLIDGCSYGLSLSTKGWPVRSIAEPTAEKVLSGPREGFTETIIVNLSMIRRKICSPDLKFEFMSIGKQTQTKVALCYIDGIANENVLKNIRKRLKSISIDGILDTNYVEELIKDAPRSPFKTTGSTERPDIVAAKLLEGRVALVVDGTPVVLTAPFFFIEYFQSNDDYYTNFYVGTFGRWLRMLGFFTTLSLPAIYLALVTFHPDLLPTRFLLNLSESRLELPFPTLFEMILLIFSFELILEGGSKVPDNFGQTLSILGGLVLGQAAVDAKLVSIPVVIIIAFTGVTGIMIPHLKSPAILFRILWLILASILGFPGYILGMIGVMIHLCSIESFGFPYMSSLSTSFPQKCQDTFIRSPWYKMKLRPSYISPYNRKRQRSQI; translated from the coding sequence ATGAACTTTTTATTCAAAAAAAATTATAATACAAAAGAAAAATCCCGTACAGCTGCTGCTGGACAATCCAGCGCGGCTTTTGATGAAAATGTCAGCCTGTCTCTAGATGACAACATTACAAAATTTCATAAAATATTTGGTGAAGATACGACAATTAAATTTCGTAAATTTCAAAATCAAAAAAATCCAAAAATAAGATGCTGTATTTTATTTGTAGACGGCATGATCGATAATATTTTAATAAACGAACACATCATAGAACCGATAATGTTAAATCAACATCTGCACGATAAAGATAACTTACTGAAAACCTTTGAAGAAAAGGTTCTTTTTAGCAATGAGGTTATCAAAAGTAATCAGATGACTAAACTCATTTCTGAGTTACTCTCAGGGAATACCATTTTGTTAATCGATGGATGCAGCTACGGCTTGTCCCTCTCTACAAAAGGCTGGCCGGTGCGTTCCATCGCTGAGCCGACCGCAGAAAAAGTATTATCCGGTCCACGAGAAGGCTTCACCGAAACAATCATTGTCAATCTATCTATGATACGAAGAAAAATTTGCAGCCCTGATTTAAAGTTTGAATTTATGAGCATAGGGAAACAAACGCAGACAAAGGTGGCTCTTTGCTACATTGACGGTATTGCAAATGAAAATGTTTTAAAAAATATAAGAAAAAGGCTAAAATCTATTTCCATCGACGGTATTTTAGATACGAACTACGTTGAAGAATTAATTAAGGATGCGCCACGCTCTCCTTTTAAAACAACCGGTTCAACCGAACGCCCGGACATTGTCGCAGCTAAGCTTCTAGAAGGACGTGTTGCTCTTGTTGTAGACGGAACGCCTGTCGTCCTCACAGCTCCATTTTTCTTCATTGAATATTTTCAGTCAAATGACGATTATTATACTAATTTTTATGTCGGAACCTTCGGCCGCTGGCTTCGCATGCTCGGTTTTTTTACCACCCTGAGTCTTCCCGCCATTTATTTAGCATTGGTGACGTTTCATCCAGATCTTCTCCCAACCCGATTTTTGCTGAATCTTTCAGAATCCAGGCTAGAGCTTCCATTTCCAACACTGTTTGAAATGATTCTGCTTATTTTCTCATTTGAATTGATCTTAGAAGGCGGTTCAAAAGTTCCTGATAATTTTGGGCAGACACTGTCTATCTTAGGAGGATTGGTTCTCGGTCAGGCAGCAGTAGATGCAAAATTAGTAAGCATACCGGTTGTAATCATTATTGCATTTACCGGAGTTACCGGAATTATGATTCCACACTTAAAAAGCCCTGCTATCCTATTTCGAATTTTATGGCTGATCCTAGCTTCTATATTGGGGTTCCCTGGATATATTTTAGGTATGATCGGTGTTATGATTCACTTATGTTCCATTGAAAGCTTTGGTTTTCCATACATGTCGTCGCTTTCGACCAGCTTTCCTCAAAAATGCCAGGATACCTTTATCCGTTCCCCTTGGTATAAGATGAAATTACGCCCTTCGTATATTTCACCTTATAATCGAAAACGGCAAAGGAGTCAAATATGA
- a CDS encoding SPOR domain-containing protein, with product MRRRGRYGKSINGLLFLLVIIFLSVFSGYMGTKYVIAPILYSEQEEQQATDQEKDKEKLDTQGADSPENGADKGDGVNADSNENKKREDVVSGKQEVKDLPKDSKSSEEPEKSVSAQGNTSGLFCLQFGSFSNKNAAETCVQELTQKNISTFVMEKDGSFKVLSIPYETKEKAKAAAEQLQSIVEDTYVVSM from the coding sequence TTGAGAAGACGCGGTCGTTATGGAAAGAGTATTAATGGATTGTTGTTTTTACTTGTTATTATTTTTTTATCAGTGTTTTCTGGGTACATGGGAACAAAGTATGTAATTGCGCCGATTCTTTACTCAGAACAGGAAGAACAGCAGGCAACGGATCAGGAAAAGGATAAGGAAAAGCTTGATACACAGGGAGCGGATTCGCCAGAAAATGGGGCGGATAAAGGTGACGGGGTAAATGCAGATAGTAATGAGAATAAAAAGAGGGAAGATGTGGTATCTGGGAAGCAGGAGGTAAAGGACCTGCCGAAAGACTCGAAATCATCTGAGGAACCCGAAAAGAGCGTTTCTGCGCAGGGAAACACAAGCGGGCTATTTTGCTTACAGTTTGGAAGCTTTTCAAACAAGAATGCAGCAGAAACCTGTGTACAGGAATTGACGCAAAAGAATATTTCAACTTTTGTGATGGAGAAGGATGGAAGCTTTAAGGTATTGAGCATTCCTTATGAAACGAAAGAAAAGGCGAAAGCGGCAGCAGAACAGCTGCAATCAATTGTAGAGGACACTTATGTTGTTTCAATGTAA
- a CDS encoding replication-associated recombination protein A, which translates to MIPLSTRMRPKHLDEFFGQQHFLYKDSLLYNAIKNKTFDSAIFFGPSGTGKTTLARIVAREMDAEFYELNASSTGIKELKEIIEKSKLKFFGLQKQTTYVYVDEFHRWNKLQQDSLLQALEEGVIRFIGSTTENPYFAVNNAILSRVRLIYEFKALDQESLFQILKRTMTEREKGLGNLNLKWDEEALYMLADRSGGDARVALDTLGFIAENINASAKIDLKIVGEAMQRQTSFYDKSEDKYNLLSALQKSIRGSDPDAAIHYLARLMQADADILMIGRRLMVIASEDVGLAYPSAISIVTSCIQASQMVGYPEAQIILSQAVLLLASCPKSNSSILAVSQATEDLKRRKIKDVPSHLKDSHYKGAKERGLGQGYQYPHNFGGYVKQQYLPDDLYKDQVTYYHPTQNGKENAFKKFLETLEKKER; encoded by the coding sequence ATGATTCCGTTATCAACCAGAATGCGCCCAAAACATTTGGATGAATTTTTTGGACAGCAGCATTTTTTATATAAGGACTCCTTGTTGTATAATGCAATAAAAAATAAAACATTTGATTCTGCCATATTTTTTGGGCCGTCCGGTACGGGGAAAACAACGTTAGCACGTATTGTGGCAAGAGAAATGGATGCTGAATTTTATGAATTAAATGCCTCATCTACGGGGATAAAGGAATTAAAAGAGATTATAGAGAAATCTAAGTTGAAATTCTTTGGACTGCAAAAACAGACAACCTATGTCTATGTGGATGAGTTTCACCGCTGGAACAAGCTGCAGCAAGATTCTTTGCTGCAGGCTTTGGAAGAAGGCGTAATCCGATTTATTGGAAGCACGACAGAGAATCCATATTTTGCAGTAAATAATGCGATCTTGAGCCGCGTGCGTTTGATTTATGAATTTAAGGCTTTGGATCAAGAAAGCCTTTTTCAAATCTTAAAACGTACGATGACGGAAAGAGAGAAAGGCTTGGGAAATCTAAATTTAAAGTGGGATGAGGAAGCTCTCTATATGTTGGCAGACCGAAGCGGGGGCGATGCCAGAGTCGCATTGGATACGCTGGGATTTATTGCGGAAAATATAAATGCATCTGCGAAAATCGACTTGAAAATTGTAGGAGAAGCAATGCAGAGGCAAACAAGCTTTTATGATAAAAGCGAGGACAAGTATAATTTACTATCCGCATTGCAAAAATCGATACGTGGCAGTGATCCAGATGCTGCAATCCATTATTTGGCAAGGCTGATGCAGGCAGATGCGGATATACTGATGATTGGAAGAAGACTCATGGTGATTGCAAGTGAAGATGTCGGACTGGCCTATCCGAGCGCAATCTCAATTGTAACATCTTGTATTCAGGCAAGTCAGATGGTTGGTTATCCGGAAGCACAAATTATATTGTCACAAGCGGTACTTCTGCTTGCATCCTGTCCGAAATCTAATTCTTCAATCCTTGCAGTCTCGCAGGCAACGGAAGATTTGAAACGGCGTAAGATCAAAGATGTTCCGAGCCATCTAAAAGACAGCCATTATAAAGGTGCGAAGGAACGTGGACTTGGACAAGGGTATCAATATCCTCATAACTTTGGAGGATATGTCAAACAGCAGTATTTACCGGATGATTTATATAAGGATCAGGTTACTTATTATCATCCAACACAAAATGGAAAGGAAAATGCCTTTAAAAAATTTTTAGAGACATTAGAAAAGAAAGAACGATGA
- a CDS encoding bifunctional 4-hydroxy-3-methylbut-2-enyl diphosphate reductase/30S ribosomal protein S1 translates to MTITIAEHSGFCFGVKEAMRKAEETIEKRENIGKIFTFGPLIHNDNVIEELAQKGIAVIYDFSETKPGDTVIIRSHGEGEAFYEEAEKRQVKVVDATCPFVKKIHLLVKDAVEQGYQVIIVGDPDHAEVRGIKGWTKDRAIVVSTVEEASMVKGEFLFIVAQTTIRESYFEEIIKELGNKKEILVKNTICNATQDRQKSCMELAQKSDMMIVIGGKDSSNSKKLYEIAKKNCEKTYFVQNKEDLPLKEVAKCNKIGIAAGASSPERIIKEVIAAMSDAIANKELREEEMNGMDALMDEIEKSLRLPSRGEVVTGEIVHVTNRYIVVNLGCKKDGIIPKEELTLDGDAELTDLFQEGDEIQAKVIKTDDGDGNILLSKKKLEVNEHWDEINEALENKSVVNAKIVKEVKGGVIAVYKEVSGFIPMSQLSDHFVEKADEFIGKVLPVKVSRVDQRRNKAVFSHKAYLAEEKAKKVAEIWEGLNVGDIVEGTVMRFTDYGAFVDIGGLDGLLHISEISWGKLKHPQEALEIGQKVNVKILSMNTEKGKISLGLKQNQPEPWSVIDEKYQVGQVIKGKVVQIKDYGAFVELEPGLDGLVHISEVAYKRVTNIADEISVGEEVDAKILEIDKERKRISLSIKETLEPPIFEENTEEAEEEAESFSEEE, encoded by the coding sequence ATGACGATTACAATTGCTGAGCATTCTGGTTTCTGCTTTGGAGTCAAAGAGGCTATGCGTAAAGCAGAAGAAACGATTGAAAAACGAGAAAATATAGGGAAGATATTCACATTCGGTCCATTGATTCATAATGACAATGTAATTGAGGAGTTGGCGCAAAAAGGAATTGCTGTCATTTACGATTTTTCGGAGACGAAACCCGGAGACACGGTTATTATTCGGTCTCACGGCGAAGGAGAAGCTTTTTACGAGGAAGCGGAAAAACGTCAGGTGAAAGTTGTAGATGCGACATGTCCTTTTGTAAAGAAAATTCATTTACTTGTAAAGGATGCAGTAGAACAAGGATACCAAGTGATTATCGTAGGTGATCCGGATCACGCTGAGGTGCGAGGGATCAAAGGATGGACAAAGGATCGTGCAATCGTGGTTTCTACGGTAGAAGAAGCAAGTATGGTAAAGGGTGAATTTCTTTTTATTGTGGCACAGACGACGATTCGTGAATCCTACTTTGAAGAGATTATTAAAGAATTAGGAAATAAAAAAGAGATTTTGGTTAAGAATACAATATGTAATGCAACGCAGGATCGACAAAAGAGTTGTATGGAATTGGCGCAAAAGTCGGATATGATGATTGTAATTGGAGGAAAAGACAGCTCTAATTCAAAGAAATTATATGAGATAGCCAAAAAAAATTGTGAAAAAACCTATTTTGTTCAAAATAAAGAAGATTTACCATTGAAAGAAGTCGCAAAATGTAATAAAATAGGTATTGCGGCAGGAGCCTCGTCTCCTGAACGTATAATTAAGGAGGTTATTGCTGCTATGAGTGATGCTATTGCTAACAAAGAACTGCGCGAAGAAGAAATGAACGGAATGGACGCTTTGATGGATGAAATCGAAAAATCTTTACGATTACCATCAAGAGGAGAGGTCGTAACAGGAGAAATCGTTCACGTAACAAATCGGTATATTGTCGTTAATTTAGGTTGTAAGAAAGACGGCATTATTCCAAAAGAAGAATTGACTTTAGATGGAGATGCGGAGCTGACGGACTTATTCCAGGAAGGTGACGAAATCCAGGCAAAAGTTATCAAAACTGATGACGGAGATGGAAATATTTTATTGTCCAAGAAAAAGCTTGAGGTAAATGAGCACTGGGATGAGATTAATGAAGCTCTTGAAAATAAATCAGTTGTAAATGCTAAGATTGTAAAGGAAGTAAAAGGCGGCGTAATTGCTGTTTATAAAGAAGTATCCGGATTTATTCCGATGTCTCAGCTTTCCGACCATTTTGTTGAAAAAGCAGATGAATTTATAGGGAAAGTATTACCGGTAAAGGTAAGTCGTGTGGACCAAAGAAGAAATAAGGCTGTTTTTTCTCATAAGGCTTATTTGGCAGAGGAGAAGGCTAAGAAAGTTGCTGAGATTTGGGAAGGTTTGAATGTAGGAGATATCGTAGAAGGTACTGTAATGCGTTTCACTGATTACGGCGCATTTGTAGATATCGGCGGATTGGATGGACTTCTACACATTTCCGAGATTTCTTGGGGCAAGTTAAAGCATCCGCAAGAAGCATTGGAAATTGGACAAAAAGTAAATGTAAAGATTTTATCTATGAACACGGAAAAAGGCAAGATTTCTCTTGGATTAAAGCAAAATCAGCCTGAGCCATGGTCTGTGATTGATGAAAAATATCAAGTTGGACAGGTAATCAAAGGCAAAGTAGTTCAGATTAAGGATTACGGTGCATTTGTAGAGTTAGAACCAGGATTAGATGGACTGGTTCATATTTCCGAAGTTGCTTACAAGCGTGTGACAAACATCGCTGATGAGATTTCTGTAGGTGAGGAAGTGGATGCAAAGATTCTTGAGATTGATAAGGAAAGAAAAAGAATCAGCTTAAGCATCAAAGAGACATTAGAACCACCTATTTTTGAAGAGAATACAGAAGAAGCAGAAGAAGAAGCGGAAAGCTTTTCTGAAGAAGAATAA
- a CDS encoding shikimate kinase has translation MSNIILVGMPACGKSTVGVILAKTVGKNFIDTDLLIQEKEGALLQEIINEKGNDYFKNLEEAILSNLQAQNAVISTGGSAVYYEEAMEHLRKSGKIIYLKLPLSVIESRLDNIGTRGITMAKGDTLESLYQRRAALYEKEADVVLESEGMTVEETVEEILRQL, from the coding sequence ATGAGTAATATTATTTTAGTCGGAATGCCGGCTTGTGGAAAGAGCACGGTAGGCGTCATATTAGCAAAGACCGTAGGAAAAAACTTTATAGATACCGATTTGTTGATTCAGGAAAAAGAAGGTGCATTATTGCAGGAAATCATCAACGAAAAGGGAAATGATTATTTCAAAAATCTAGAAGAAGCAATTCTTTCAAATCTCCAAGCACAAAATGCAGTGATTTCTACCGGAGGAAGTGCGGTGTATTATGAAGAAGCGATGGAGCATTTGAGAAAGAGCGGCAAGATTATTTACCTTAAACTCCCATTATCCGTTATTGAAAGTCGATTAGATAATATCGGCACAAGAGGTATTACCATGGCAAAAGGTGACACACTAGAAAGCTTATACCAAAGACGGGCTGCTCTCTATGAAAAAGAGGCAGATGTGGTTTTGGAGTCAGAAGGGATGACGGTCGAAGAAACGGTCGAAGAAATTCTTAGGCAGTTGTAG
- a CDS encoding sulfite exporter TauE/SafE family protein — MSYFEMIVVVCPLIFLSSFVDSIAGGGGLISLPAYMITGIPVHSAFGCNKFSASIGTFISTLRYYKNGKINVKSAAVSAILSLAGAAIGSKINLLISTMLLKQICIFLIPAVAVIVLFGGNKLHLREQLLEGPMLYVTCGLIGFFVGMYDGLIGPGTGTFFILAYTSLIGFDYVTASGNAKVANLASNVSSLMVYLFAGKVYFALAVPATLCSILGGWIGSGMAIRNGAPFIKLVLVLVLIGIVLKLIWDMYL, encoded by the coding sequence TTGAGTTATTTTGAAATGATAGTAGTTGTTTGCCCGCTGATTTTTTTATCTAGTTTTGTAGACAGCATTGCCGGAGGCGGTGGTCTAATCAGTTTACCTGCCTATATGATTACAGGCATCCCGGTACATTCCGCTTTTGGATGCAATAAATTTTCAGCCAGCATTGGTACGTTTATTTCGACGCTGCGTTATTATAAAAATGGAAAAATAAATGTAAAAAGTGCGGCAGTTTCGGCGATTCTTTCTTTGGCAGGAGCGGCCATCGGATCAAAGATAAATTTGCTGATTTCAACAATGCTTTTAAAACAGATTTGCATTTTCCTTATACCGGCGGTTGCTGTTATCGTGCTTTTTGGGGGGAACAAGCTACACCTGCGAGAGCAGCTCTTGGAGGGACCGATGCTTTATGTCACCTGCGGCCTGATTGGTTTTTTTGTGGGCATGTATGATGGATTAATTGGTCCGGGCACCGGGACGTTTTTTATTCTTGCATATACTTCCTTGATCGGTTTTGATTACGTGACTGCCAGCGGGAATGCGAAGGTAGCGAATCTGGCATCTAATGTATCCAGTCTGATGGTTTACCTTTTTGCAGGAAAAGTCTATTTTGCCTTAGCGGTTCCTGCTACTTTATGCAGTATACTTGGAGGCTGGATCGGCAGCGGAATGGCGATTCGGAATGGTGCGCCATTTATTAAGCTTGTTTTAGTTCTTGTATTAATTGGAATTGTATTAAAACTAATTTGGGATATGTATTTATAA
- the recN gene encoding DNA repair protein RecN produces MISHIHIRDFAIINELDVDFHPGFNVITGETGAGKSIIIEAVSLALGSRADTAFIRSGKERATIELVLEGNNEMVSTLLKENGLQEDEQLIIRREITSNGKSTCRINGSLVSVSFLNKLCKHEADIHGQYDHQSLLNPDLHITLLDLYDEGSISPMKETVASLFNEYQKVKQTLSALSRSEKDAKRKRDFMQFELQEITSAQLSVGEDKELQERIVLLQNSERIYQNLSASYSLLYDSTPSSLDGIGKSMQNLDEVSSFSKDISEYTELLSDCYYKLEDLSSQIRRYLDSMSFSEQELDEAVVRIDQIDALKRKYGNSIEEILEYQEQLKADLEFIEDVDTKKEDLMQQLSILEDELLHASQRLSSLRKAAAKKMEAQINQELKELNFNDAKLSIAFKSEEPQTELTFTPEGIDQVEFLISANKGEEEKPLAKIASGGEISRIMLAFKRIIGKLDHIPSMIFDEIDSGISGITASIVGKKLSQIAQDHQIICITHLPQIAAFGQYHYQIQKTTKDNITQTRVLPLSHKERVKEIARLLGGINITDTTIKSAEELLSLSQK; encoded by the coding sequence ATGATTTCTCATATCCATATTCGAGATTTTGCAATTATTAATGAATTAGATGTAGATTTCCACCCTGGCTTTAATGTAATCACAGGTGAAACCGGAGCAGGAAAATCCATTATAATAGAAGCAGTCAGTCTTGCACTTGGAAGCCGTGCGGATACTGCTTTTATTCGTTCTGGAAAAGAACGAGCCACGATCGAACTGGTTCTTGAAGGAAATAATGAAATGGTATCCACACTTCTGAAAGAAAACGGCTTGCAAGAGGATGAACAACTAATCATCCGAAGAGAGATTACTTCAAATGGTAAGAGTACTTGTCGCATCAACGGCTCCTTGGTTTCGGTCTCTTTTCTCAACAAATTATGTAAACACGAAGCAGACATTCACGGACAATATGACCATCAATCCCTATTAAATCCAGATCTTCATATTACCTTGCTTGATCTCTATGATGAAGGAAGTATTTCGCCGATGAAAGAAACCGTTGCTTCACTTTTTAATGAATACCAGAAGGTAAAGCAGACTCTGTCTGCTCTTTCGCGTTCAGAAAAGGATGCAAAAAGAAAACGTGATTTTATGCAATTTGAACTGCAAGAAATTACATCTGCGCAGCTCTCTGTCGGTGAAGACAAAGAATTACAAGAACGAATTGTACTTCTTCAAAATAGCGAACGCATTTACCAAAACTTATCTGCCTCCTATTCACTCTTATATGACAGTACCCCTTCTTCTTTAGATGGGATTGGAAAAAGCATGCAGAATTTAGATGAAGTTTCTTCATTTTCAAAAGATATTTCAGAATATACGGAATTGCTTTCTGATTGCTATTATAAGCTGGAAGATCTTTCTTCACAGATTCGCCGTTATTTGGATTCTATGTCCTTTTCCGAACAGGAATTGGATGAAGCAGTCGTTCGAATCGATCAAATCGACGCATTAAAACGCAAGTATGGAAACTCCATTGAAGAAATCCTAGAATACCAGGAACAACTGAAAGCTGATTTAGAATTCATTGAAGATGTTGATACGAAAAAAGAAGATCTGATGCAGCAGCTTTCTATCTTAGAAGATGAATTGCTGCATGCCAGTCAGAGACTTTCCTCTCTGCGCAAGGCGGCTGCAAAAAAAATGGAAGCTCAAATCAACCAAGAATTAAAAGAGCTCAATTTTAATGATGCAAAGCTGTCCATTGCCTTTAAAAGTGAAGAGCCGCAAACGGAACTCACATTTACTCCTGAAGGGATCGATCAAGTGGAATTTTTAATTTCTGCAAATAAAGGGGAAGAAGAAAAACCGCTGGCAAAGATTGCTTCCGGCGGTGAAATTTCTCGTATTATGCTGGCATTTAAAAGAATTATAGGAAAACTCGATCATATCCCATCCATGATTTTTGATGAAATTGATAGTGGGATCAGCGGAATTACAGCAAGCATTGTCGGTAAAAAGTTGAGTCAAATTGCTCAGGATCATCAAATTATCTGTATCACTCATTTACCTCAAATTGCTGCATTTGGGCAATATCATTATCAAATTCAAAAAACTACAAAAGATAATATTACACAAACCAGAGTTCTGCCCCTGTCTCACAAAGAACGGGTAAAGGAAATTGCCAGACTCTTAGGTGGTATCAATATCACAGACACCACCATAAAAAGTGCAGAAGAGCTTCTTTCTCTATCACAAAAATGA
- the argR gene encoding arginine repressor, with product MRYSRQNKILDIINQHEVETQDKLVELLKEAGYQVTQATISRDIKELQLVKTLSSKGHYKYAVSVNLDPPISDRFVKIFKETIQNISASGNIILVKTLSGCAPAAAEAVDTLNLPNIIGSIAGDNTFMLVADDPENVPLIIQKFNDMMK from the coding sequence ATGCGCTATTCAAGACAAAACAAAATTCTTGATATTATCAATCAGCACGAAGTTGAAACCCAAGACAAACTCGTTGAGTTGTTAAAAGAAGCAGGATATCAAGTTACGCAAGCTACCATTTCCAGAGATATTAAAGAACTGCAATTAGTGAAAACACTATCTTCTAAAGGACACTACAAATATGCGGTCAGTGTGAATCTAGACCCCCCTATTTCAGATCGATTTGTCAAGATTTTTAAAGAAACCATTCAAAACATTTCCGCTTCCGGAAACATAATCTTGGTAAAAACCTTAAGTGGGTGTGCACCAGCCGCAGCAGAAGCAGTCGATACACTAAACCTTCCAAATATAATTGGCTCCATCGCAGGAGATAATACTTTTATGCTTGTTGCTGACGATCCGGAGAATGTTCCGCTTATTATACAAAAATTTAATGACATGATGAAATAA
- the ruvC gene encoding crossover junction endodeoxyribonuclease RuvC gives MKILGIDPGYAIMGYGIVEMKGNHFKPIAYGAVTTDKDMAMPDRLKHLYAGLMEVIAEYNPEVVSIEQLFFNTNTTTAILVGQARGVAILACANSGLEIFEYTPLQIKQGLIGYGRAEKKQIQHMVKTILNLKQIPKLDDTADALAAAICHGHCADFHSRFSKLK, from the coding sequence ATGAAAATTTTAGGAATTGATCCCGGTTATGCCATCATGGGTTATGGGATTGTTGAAATGAAAGGAAATCATTTTAAACCAATTGCTTACGGTGCAGTTACAACAGATAAAGATATGGCAATGCCGGATCGATTGAAGCATTTATATGCAGGCCTTATGGAAGTCATCGCAGAGTATAATCCAGAAGTGGTTTCGATTGAGCAATTGTTTTTTAATACGAATACAACTACGGCGATTTTAGTTGGACAAGCGAGAGGTGTGGCAATATTAGCTTGTGCCAATTCCGGTCTTGAAATATTTGAATATACGCCACTTCAAATTAAGCAAGGGCTAATTGGCTATGGAAGAGCGGAAAAAAAACAGATACAGCATATGGTGAAAACGATCTTAAACTTAAAGCAGATACCGAAATTAGATGATACAGCAGATGCGTTGGCTGCTGCAATTTGTCATGGCCATTGTGCTGATTTTCATAGTCGATTTTCAAAGCTGAAATGA
- the ruvA gene encoding Holliday junction branch migration protein RuvA codes for MLHYIKGTVAMKFPGGIVIENNGIGYEVFVPDNSALYLASAGEAVSVYTAMIVREDDISLYGFSDEEAIDLFRKFMTVSGVGAKAAMALLSAMSVGELKKAIAFEDAKTLTKANGIGKKTAQRIVLELKDKIGGAGELNDAVEVIHADNGRAEATNGLIALGYSKGEAVSAVASIEENDLTVEEYIKMALKKLF; via the coding sequence ATGCTGCATTACATAAAAGGAACCGTTGCTATGAAATTTCCCGGCGGAATTGTTATTGAAAATAACGGAATTGGATATGAAGTTTTCGTACCGGATAATTCTGCACTCTATTTGGCTTCTGCAGGAGAAGCCGTCTCTGTCTATACGGCGATGATCGTTCGTGAGGACGACATCAGTCTTTATGGTTTTTCAGATGAAGAAGCAATCGATTTGTTTCGTAAATTTATGACTGTGAGCGGGGTTGGCGCAAAAGCAGCGATGGCATTGCTTTCAGCGATGTCGGTAGGGGAGTTGAAAAAGGCAATTGCATTTGAAGATGCAAAAACTTTGACAAAAGCTAACGGTATCGGAAAAAAGACAGCGCAGCGAATTGTTTTGGAACTAAAAGACAAAATAGGCGGTGCCGGTGAATTGAATGATGCGGTGGAAGTGATTCATGCGGACAATGGAAGAGCTGAGGCGACCAATGGTTTAATTGCTCTTGGCTACAGTAAAGGAGAGGCAGTCAGTGCGGTAGCATCTATTGAGGAAAATGATTTGACCGTTGAGGAATATATAAAGATGGCGCTGAAAAAACTATTTTAA